The following are encoded together in the Malaya genurostris strain Urasoe2022 chromosome 3, Malgen_1.1, whole genome shotgun sequence genome:
- the LOC131435078 gene encoding signal recognition particle receptor subunit alpha homolog produces the protein MLDLFTIFTKGGIVLWCFRGTNQLFAPPVNALIRSVILQERSGVYDHDGLSLQYKLDNEFELIFVVAFQKILQLSYIDKFLSDVHLEFRDKYKNDLRVENRNYTNYQFQDEFTRILEQAEKWGRLQATLPKQMRSFEESHKSKKTVASMIERKGQEKPTAGAKKSVKIMESKKEKEVEKSIQLNGANEDLIMENRKKMIEKMNKKNKGDKPKSPKSPPQKSGKQMRVWDLGGNVKDLPNLDRCKDKPEDIRSDFTPSNEMIGTMKGGIQDLEVESDDDYSEDEDEEEEEDDVQQFASSQSAPANKKSGGMLSLFKGLVGSKNLTRDDMQSALDKLRDHLIAKNVAADISQKLCESVAVKLEGKVIGTFDTITATVKSTLNDALVQILSPKRRIDILRDCIEAKKNKRPYVMSFCGVNGVGKSTNLAKICFWLIENNLNVLIAACDTFRAGAVEQLRTHMRHLNALHPAEKHAGREMVQLYEKGYGKDAAGIAMEAIRYAKDAAIDVVLIDTAGRMQDNEPLMRALAKLIKVNEPDLVLFVGEALVGNEAVDQLVKFNQALADYSANENPHIIDGIVLTKFDTIDDKVGAAISMTYITGQPIVFVGTGQTYTDLKKLNAKAVVHALMK, from the exons ATGTTGGatttgttcaccattttcaCCAAGGGTGGAATCGTCCTGTGGTGTTTCAGGGGCACTAACCAACTATTTGCGCCGCCAGTTAATGCGCTTATTCGTAGCGTAATTTTACAG GAAAGATCCGGAGTTTATGATCACGATGGCCTTTCTCTCCAGTACAAACTGGACAATGAGTTCGAATTGATCTTTGTTGTTGCATTCCAAAAGATACTTCAATTGTcttatattgataaatttttgagtgatGTACACTTGGAGTTTCGCGATAAATACAAAAACGATTTACGGGTTGAGAATCGCAACTACACCAATTATCAGTTCCAAGATGAGTTTACTAGAATTTTAGAGCAGGCGGAAAAATGGGGCCGTTTGCAAGCAACGTTACCGAAACAAATGCGCAGCTTCGAGGAGTCGCATAAGTCGAAGAAAACGGTTGCTTCAATGATTGAACGTAAAGGACAGGAGAAACCAACGGCTGGAGCAAAGAAGTCCGTAAAAATTATGGAATCCAAGAAAgagaaagaagttgaaaaatcaattcaattaaaCGGTGCAAACGAGGATTTGATTATGGAGAATCGTaagaaaatgattgaaaaaatgaataagAAAAACAAAGGAGATAAACCGAAGTCACCAAAATCACCACCACAAAAATCGGGCAAGCAGATGCGCGTCTGGGACTTGGGCGGAAATGTAAAAGATTTGCCAAACTTAGATCGATGCAAAGACAAACCAGAAGATATTCGCAGTGATTTCACACCTAGTAACGAAATGATCGGAACCATGAAGGGTGGTATTCAAGATTTAGAAGTTGAAAGTGATGATGACTACTCAGAAGATGAAGatgaggaagaagaagaagacgatgtTCAACAATTTGCTAGTTCTCAAAGCGCCCCGGCTAACAAAAAATCGGGTGGAATGTTATCCCTTTTTAAGGGTCTAGTCGGGTCAAAAAATCTTACGCGTGACGATATGCAGTCAGCTCTGGATAAACTTCGTGATCATTTGATAGCAAAGAATGTAGCGGCAGATATTTCCCAGAAGTTATGCGAATCTGTTGCAGTCAAGCTTGAAGGAAAAGTTATCGGTACTTTTGATACCATCACTGCGACAGTGAAAAGCACATTGAATGACGCTTTGGTACAAATTTTGTCACCGAAGCGGCGGATTGATATATTGCGCGATTGTATCGAGGCGAAGAAAAATAAACGACCATATGTTATGAGTTTTTGTGGTGTAAATGGCGTTGGAAAATCGACGAATCTagctaaaatttgtttttggttgATTGAAAATAATCTGAACGTTTTAATTGCGGCTTGTGATACGTTCCGTGCTGGAGCCGTAGAGCAGTTGCGCACGCATATGCGACATTTGAACGCGCTGCATCCAGCAGAGAAACACGCTGGTCGTGAAATGGTGCAGCTGTACGAGAAAGGATATGGGAAGGATGCTGCTGGCATTGCTATGGAAGCCATCCGGTATGCTAAGGATGCAGCTATTGATGTGGTCTTAATCGACACAGCTGGACGAATGCAAGACAATGAACCATTAATGAGAGCACTGGCAAAATTAATAAAA GTTAACGAACCAGATTTAGTTCTGTTTGTAGGAGAAGCTCTAGTTGGAAATGAAGCTGTTGATCAGTTGGTGAAATTCAACCAAGCACTAGCAGATTACTCTGCCAATGAAAACCCACATATTATTGACGGAATTGTACTGACCAAATTTGACACCATTGATGATAAG gTAGGTGCTGCAATATCAATGACATACATTACCGGGCAGCCAATTGTATTTGTGGGAACTGGACAAACTTACACAGACTTGAAGAAACTTAACGCGAAGGCTGTAGTGCACGCTTTGATGAAGTGA